Below is a genomic region from Flavobacterium ginsengisoli.
TGCGCTTGAATGGACAGTTTGGTTATGTATTTAAATCAGCTGATGATAAAATAGCAAGCACACGAATTAGGTCACGGAATCTTTAAATTGGAGCATCCATTTGAACAGTACAAAACTGTAGACTCGAGCACTGATTTCTTAATGGATTATAGTTCAGGTACTGTTTTAAATCACTTAGATTGGAAACAAATCAATGATCCTGCATTTAAATTATATGCGTTTCAAAGTCAGAGTAGTGGGGAATTGGCAGGAGGATTTGGTATTTCACCTGATTTTAAACTTGTGAGCACAAACACAAGTAGTGTAGTTTCCGATGCTACAATTGTAGATGATCCTTTTGTTGGAGGTTTTGTTTACAAAAATGAGCTTAAAGTAAAAGAATATTATTATTGGACAGGTAAAAAATATCAAACTAAAACAGGTAAAGACTATCCTGAAACGGTTAACACTCCTTCTGAGAATAGTACAATATGGTTACTTGCAAACAATAATAAAAATTGTAAAGAAAGAAAATTTGTTAGAACTAAATACTCAGAAATTAAAGCTCTAATAAAAGCAGAAAATAAATCTGCATTACAAAGCTATATTGATCAATATATAAATCAAAATGATACTACAAAAGTGGTATATTCTGGTTTTGTTGGTTGTTCAGCTAGTAATCAAGAATATCAACAATTAGTTGATGGCAGAAAAGATTTAACAGATGTGCAAAAGCAGAAGTTTAAAGATGTATTAGCAAAGTTGACAGCAATACCATACGATCTTTTAACTGGAAAGTGTAATGATATAGATAAGCAAAATTGTAAATGTATTGATCTTCAGGATCAAAAAAATATAATTACTAGTGATTGTCTCGATAAATTAATTGATGCTATTCAGGGGGCAACATGTACAGAAAAGTTTATTGCTTCTTTTGAAGAAAGAATGGACGTTACTACATATATTGGTGCAGTTGAAATTAGTGAATTATTAAGTAATGTTGATGATTGTGTAATTGCTAAATTAAGCAAAAAAACAAGATACAAACTATATGAACTAATGTTTCATAACTCAATTGTAGCCCATCCTTACAGTACTTATGGAGGTGGTTATATACCTACACGTATAAATAAAGGAAAGGATTATTTAATAATTAAACTGTTAAATACGGCCTCAAGCGAAGAGCAGGCATGGTTTGTTAATACATTCCTGAATTCAAAAGATAATGCAAATAGAACAAAACTGAACTTTTTAATTAGAGAGAATCCAGATTTGGTATTGACAGCAGAAATTTTAAAAGTCTTATCAGGTTTTGTAGCAAGTAACGGATCAATTGTTATAGACAAACCAATTGTAGAGAACAAAACATTTTTGGATAAACAGGTTAGCATCCCTACCAATATTAATCCTATAATGATTTATTATGAAAATTGGTTTTCTGGTTCGAATAAATTTAAAGTAGGTAACTTCGATGTTACAGTAGATGAATCTGAATTAACTCTTAATGGTGAAAATAAGTTAAATGTAAAGCAAAAAGGAGATTTTCTAAGAAATGATATCCCTGTCCAAATCGATGATAATTATTATGTAAATCCTTGGGATGATGTTACGTTGATTATGGCAAAAGATATGGAGGAAACCATAGGTCTACAGGTTGGTAAAACAATAAAAACAAAAGCTATCTATGCTTTGTTTTTACAAGAAATTGGTAATAGAGTTGTTAGTGGACAAAACACTCAAATAGCTACTTCGGCTATAGCAATTGTAGGGGCTGTTTTTACATATGGTGCTTCGTTGGAACTTTTAATAGCTGGTGAATCTATTGTTTCAGTTGCAGGGCTTCAGGCTTTATCTTCGGCATTAGTAATTTCAGCATCAGCTACAAATTTAGAGCTACTAAGTCAGACTGGAAACAAAACGTTAAGTCCTCAAGAAAAAATAGCATTACAAAAATGGAATACATTTTATAATTATTTACTCTTACTAGATGGAGGAATTAATATTTATTCTAGCATAAAAAACATAAGCAGTCTTAATAGTGTAATAAAGGGAGAAAAAATGATTGTCGATGCTGAGAATGCTTCGACAAATATGGGGAAAGTAGTCCCTCTTTTCGATAACACAGGCGGGTATATAAAACCAACGACAACAGCATCAGGTACAGCTATTACTGCAGAAAGAGGTGCAATGACAATAGTAAGAGATGTAAATAATGAAGGAAATGTAATCCATACTGCTGGCGCTACAAATTATAACAAATCTTTTTCTTATGATGGAAATGCAGTATTTAAACTAAATTCTGAATTGTATCCAGAGTACTCATTACTACCAAAGGGCAAACTTATACAGTTTCCTAAAATAGATTTGGCAACTAAGTTAATACCTGAAGTGCAGATAGGAAGTGCGACACAATTAATGCCCTACAATGTAAGCTACTATGTAGGATTAAATGGTGCAGTAGAAATAATTGTTGCAGTAAACGAATTAACAAAAGATACACCACAAGTAGTCTATGCATCACCAGAAGTCGCTAAAAAACTAAAAGAAAGAGAAGAAAATGACTGTACAGTGTATACTAAATTTGGTGTCGTTAACTGTATGAAATTCCGTAGCTTATTAGCCGAGACAGGAAAAAAAGATGGCGTAGATAAACTATATAATAATTTATTGAGTAGTAATGTTGGTGTAGTATTAAATAAATTGATTATTACAGCTGATAATAAAATCTTCTTAGATGATATATTGAAAACGACATCTACATTATCAACCCATATTTCACAATACAGTAATGCTACTATCACTAATTGGAATACTTTATATGATAATAAGAAAGAGTTTGCTCGTAAGGATTGGAATACATTAATACAATTGGATAAACTTAATAAACAGGTAACAGCCGAGATATTAAAATTTTCTGATGCCAGCAATACGCAAAGTACCTTGAAAGAATTCACAGGAGATTTAGAAAGAGTATCTGGATTTGTTGAATTTTTAAATAATCATATAGATTATGCAAAAGGTTTTGTTGGTCATAAACAGAGCGTGGTATATACTCCCGAACAGTATGAATTGTTAACTCCTGAAAAGATAGAAGAAGTTCCTTTAAATTCTGAATTGCATGATATCATTGTAGAATGGGTAAAATATTCTAAAGAAGATGCTAAACGTCAAAATTATTTCAAATTAGGAAAAGATTTTGAAAAAGCGGTAGAAACAGCTTTAAAATATAGTGATAGCGCAGAGTTTCAAGATTTACTTGAGTATATACCAGATTTAGGAGAAAGACAAATATTGAGTCAAGTGCAATTTTGTATAAATGAAGGAACTTCGTGTACAAGTGAAGGACAGTATTTTATTGCTGATTTTGTATTTATTAAAAAAGTTAAAAATGCTTTTAACGAAGATGAGTGGGATGTTGTAATTGCTGATACAAAATTAAGTGAAGGCACTAGTTTTACAGATAACCAAAAAAAGGCTATGGGTATGAATAGTTACTATTTAAAATCTATTAAAATGCCACCAACGGATATTAAAGGGAAAAACATTGAAATTCAAAATGGCAATAAAGTTTTTAGAAATATAGTTAAAAATGGATTTATTAAAATATATTCTAATGGGCAAGGTGTATATAAAAGTTCTAAAATTTCAGAAAAATGAGTAGGAAGTTAGATTTTGTAAATGATTATATAAGTGGTTTTATATCGGAAAACTTTCCAGAGTTTTCTAGGTTTAAAATCGAGATTAATGAAAATGCTTTATATTTTCAGAATGTAAAAGATGGTTATAAGGATGTGTTGTATGTTGGATTAGGACATACAAACTATCCTTCTGAACAAGTATCACATGGAGGATTTCATTGTTGGACTGAAATAACTGTTGTCGAAAAATTATTGCTTGACTTAATAGTTAAGCATGGATTGCATGTGGAACAACTTTTTCCAACTATAAGATTTAATGAATTTACGAATAATAATTTTAACGAAATATGGGATTCATTTGGACAATTCCGCAATTATGATTTATCAACAAATGAGGAAAAGTTAAATGCTTTATGCCAACACTATAAAGAAATGATTATACAGTATTTTACTCCATTTTGGGAAAAATATAGTAATATCCAATATGTTAATGATGAAATTATTAATAAAGTTTTTGAAGAAGATTTAAATAATTATTTACCTGGTAAGGGGAATTTGAAAAAAATTATAATTATGAAAATTTGTTCTAATCCTAATTATAATGAATATAAACAAACCCTCATAAATCTTGCGGGAAATGCGGTTTTACAAGATAAAGATAAGTATCAGCCCTACGAGAATTTATTAAGTGAATTAATTGAAATTTTAGAAACTCAATATTAGTATTAGAGAATAAAAGCAAGTTATGAATATTTGATATAACGAAAAAAATAAAAATTTACACATGAAAAAATATTATTTAACCCTAATAGTAATGCTAATTAGCCTTTGCAGTTTTGCACAAAAACTAAAAATTGACAAAGGAGAAATAAAATTAGACGATAAAACAATAGGATTTGTAGAGGGCAAAAAACCGTTGTTTACAATTTTCAGTGTAGATAAAAATTATTCCATAACGGCAGAATTAAAGAAAGCTCCAAATGAAGAGTCTTTGGTATTGCCGTGGATTGAACTTAAAGATGAAACGACGGGAAAATCAAACGAATTAGAATTTAAGAATAAAAGCAGAAAATTCAGTGCTTTCAATTACGACCGCAGTATTGTCTATGAATTATTAGACAGAGATATGATAGGAGTAGAAGGCTTAAACAAAGAAGTAATCGAAAGTTTTATAAATGGGACATCGGCTGGTATAGCGACGAAGCGTTTGGGAGTTCAAGGAGAAATAGATAATGCTAATAAAATTGCAGATACGTATCAGTTAGCGATTGATGATTATGGCACCATTTTTAGCATTAAGGCACAAAATGAGAATATAGACGATAAAAGAATTGGGTTTATAAAAGTGACTTCACCTTCTCCAAACGGAGATTTAAAGTATGAGGTTATAGATCTTGATAATAATTTAATTGGAACATGGTTCGCCAGAGGCGGAACTTTTAGCGGATATGAAAAGTTGTTAAATCAAGAGGTAATTACATTTGACGGAAAAGTCTTTAAAGCAGCTTTCGAAAATAGAGGAAATCCAGTAGGTTACAAAATGAGCCAAGATATTACAGCAATGAATGTTGTAAGGGCATTGGTTGGTAATGGTTATACATTAGGTAGCAGATATAATACAACTAAATAATTATAGAAATAGGTAAAATAATGAAAAACAAAATTTTAGCAATTACATTATTACAATTCTTATTGGTGTTAAATGGTTGTAGTTCAGATTCAAATGATGCAACACCAGAACAGCCAGAAGTGGTAGTAAAAACACCAAAATTAACGGCGTATTCTAAAAACGCTGGTGAAGTAGGTGAAACAATTACAATAACTGGAGAAAATTTTCCAGACAAAATAAGTGACATCAAAATAACTTTTGATGGATTGGCAACAACAATTGTTTCGACTTCAGCTACCGAAATTAAATTCGTTTTGCCACAAACCGAAAAAATACTACCAAAGATTATTATAACAATCTTAGATAAAGAGATCTATAATGAGATTACGAATGGTTATAACGGAAATATTGCTATTCTTCCAGCTCCTTCACTGACAAGTTGGGTAACGCAAGAGAATACGCTAAAAGAGGATGGTGGAATACCACGCATTATGGTTATTAATGATAAAGTAATGTATCTAAACTCAGATATAACTGGGGCACGTGTTTATAGAACATTAGATGGTGGAGTTACTTGGAATCAATGGGCAGTTAATGGTTTTAGTGCTGGATTCTATGCTACTAAAAATGATGAAGGGTGGTCTCACACAGGTTTTGGAATTTCAAAAATTGCTAAAGGAGGTTATTTAGGAATTGACACATTTGCAAATTTTGGTGAAGTAAAAGATGTGCAGACTTCATATTGTTTATATGTAGACGATAATATGACAAATGGAACTATTGTTACACAATTTGGAGATGTTTTCACAACTTCTAATGGAGTTGACTTTACACAAGTTTATGATGCACATTTAAACGATGAAGGTTATGATAGAGGATCTGTCAATAAATCTATAGAAATTGATAACAATCATATCTGGGTAGCTGGACAAAAAACGATAAAAACAGTAAGATACCCATTTGTTTTGTTTAAAAGTAATGAAACAGATGGTTGGAAAGAACATTATTTGGAGAATGAACCAAATTCGTCTGTTAATGAAATATCTTTCGCTGATAAAGCAAACGGTTTTCTTTTAATTAATGGAGCAACTTCTACCACCTTTTACAAAACTACAGATGGTGGCGATACTTGGGCTAAAGTTTATACAGGAGAAAAATTTACAAAATTCACTTTTAAAGACGGTAATACAGGCTGGGCTGTTTTAGAAAATAAAATCTACAAAACAGTAGATGGCGGTGTGACATGGACTCTTGATTATACACATGGACAGCCTATAAAATCAATTGCTTACAAAAATAATATTGTTTGGGCTTTAGCTACAGATAAAATCATCAAACGTTACTTGTAATTTTTAAGGGATAGAAATTCAAATTATACAATAAAAAGCACTGCGGTTTTTTA
It encodes:
- a CDS encoding IPT/TIG domain-containing protein, which produces MKNKILAITLLQFLLVLNGCSSDSNDATPEQPEVVVKTPKLTAYSKNAGEVGETITITGENFPDKISDIKITFDGLATTIVSTSATEIKFVLPQTEKILPKIIITILDKEIYNEITNGYNGNIAILPAPSLTSWVTQENTLKEDGGIPRIMVINDKVMYLNSDITGARVYRTLDGGVTWNQWAVNGFSAGFYATKNDEGWSHTGFGISKIAKGGYLGIDTFANFGEVKDVQTSYCLYVDDNMTNGTIVTQFGDVFTTSNGVDFTQVYDAHLNDEGYDRGSVNKSIEIDNNHIWVAGQKTIKTVRYPFVLFKSNETDGWKEHYLENEPNSSVNEISFADKANGFLLINGATSTTFYKTTDGGDTWAKVYTGEKFTKFTFKDGNTGWAVLENKIYKTVDGGVTWTLDYTHGQPIKSIAYKNNIVWALATDKIIKRYL